From the genome of Burkholderia cepacia ATCC 25416:
ATCTCCAAACCTTTGTCGGCGCGACTTCCCAGTCGCGCTTTTTTTTGCCCCGCCGCTGCGCACTACTGCGTGTACGAGCGCCGCTTGCGCTTGGCCGCAGGCGCGGCCTCCTTGGCTTCGTTCGGGGGCGGCGTGTATGTCCAGTCTTCCATCACGTAGTGACGGGCATCGAGGGGCGATGCAAGCAGGTTCTGCCAGTGATCGCCGTGCCAGGTCGTATCGAACTCGGTGTCGCACGGCGCTTCGCGCGCGGACTCTGCCAGGGCGCGGGACTTGCGGCGTACGCGCCCAAGCCGGCTCGCGAAGCGCTTGATTCCGTCCAGCCACATGACCTTCTCCTTCCTTCCGCATTGGATGAGCATCGCAATGTCCCCGCATTTCTGCAACCCGGAAAAAACCCGAGGATTTTACCGAGGCGATTTGTCCCCGGTAGAAATTTCGTGGCCAAGATTATCGGAGCTCCCGCCCCGGTAATGTTGACAGGTTTTTGACTCGAATCAATTAATAAAAGGCGATGGTGTACCGATTCCAATGCCATTAGCACTATTTTGATAAAACGAGCATCAAAAATTTTCTTGACGCACCCGGATTGTCCAATTTATAAAGTCAGCACTCCGTCCTCGGGCGGCGTGCTGGTGCTGGTGCAGTTGCTGGCGCGATGTTTCGGGATTTCGGGAAACGGCTATAAAAATAGCTTCTTTGATCTAATCGAGTGGGGAACGAAGACATGGATACCGGTATCGTGAAATGGTTTAACGATGCTAAAGGTTTCGGCTTTATTACGTCGGACAATGGTGGTGAAGATTTGTTTGCGCACTTTTCCGAAATCAAGATGGACGGCTTCAAGACGCTGAAGGAAAACCAGCGTGTTTCGTTCGACGTAAAAGTCGGGCCGAAAGGCAAGCAGGCAGCGAATATCCAGGCCGTCTGACGCGCCACGCATTGCCGATCACGTCCGGCCCCCGCATGGCGGGGGCTTTTCATTTTCCGGGGACGGAGCAATACGGTTCGGGCTGGCCGCGAACAGGGATGCCGGTGCATACTCACGGAAGCATCGTTTCCCAGTCTTTTCATGTCCGATTTCCCCCGTCCGTCCGATCCGGCCAGCGAACAGCCGCTCGTTTTCGTCGACCTTGAAACCACGGGCGGCTCGCCCGCCGAACACCGCATCACCGAAATCGGCGTGGTCGAAATCGGCCCGCTCGGCGTGTCGACGTGGACGACGCTCGTCAATCCGGGGCAGTCGATTCCGCCGTTCATCCAGCAACTGACGGGTATTTCGGACGAGATGGTGCGCGACGCGCCTTCGTTCGCATCGCTGGCGCCGGCCTTGTTCGAGCGGCTCGACGGCAAGCTTTTCGTCGCGCACAACGCGAGCTTCGACCGCGGTTTCCTGCGGGCCGAATTCGAGCGCGCCGGGTTCGCGTTCAATCCCGACGTGCTGTGTACAGTGCGGCTGTCGCGTGCGCTGTTCCCGCGTGAAACGAGGCACGGGCTCGACGCGCTGATCGAACGCCACGGCCTCGTGCCGGCTGCGCGCCACCGGGCATTGGCGGATGCCGACCTCCTGTGGCAGTTCTGGCGCCAGTTGCACGACATCGTGCCACTCGACCGGCTGCGCGATCAGATCGCGCGCACGACGCGCCACTTCCGTCTGGGCGGCGACCTGACCGAAGCCTGGCTCGATACCGCGCCGGCCGGGTGCGGGGCGTACGCACTGTTCGGGGAGGGCGACGCGCCACTGTACGTCGGCCGCAGCGTACGCGTGCGGCAGCGGCTGCGCGCGTTGTTGACGGGAGAGCGTCGGTCGTCGAAGGAAATGCGGCTTGCGCAGCAGGTACGGCGCGTTGAATGGCGCGAGACGGGTAACGAACTGGGGGCGATGCTCGCGGAAGCGCAATGGATCGCCGGGCTGCGTCCGTCGTACAACCGGCGCCCTGCGGCCGACACCGCCCGTACCGGCAATGCACCCTGGCCGTTCGAAGGCGCCGTTGCGTTCGAGGCAAGCGGCGAGCGCCGCCTGTTTCATGTGATCGATGGCTGGCGCTATCTCGGCGTCGCGGAATCGCTCGACGCGGCCGCGCGGCTCGCGGCCGACGGGGCAGCCGGCGCATTCGAACCCTTCACCCACCGCCTGCTGCAGACGCATCTCGCGCGCGGCCTGCAACTGATTCCGCTCGCCGCACTCACGCCTGCGGGCCAAGCGGGTTGACCCGGCGCGACCGCCGTATCAGCCGATCGCGCTTGCGCCGCCGGCCGAGCAAACGTGCGACAACGCGGTGTCGAGCGCCTGCGTCTGCGTGGAGTCGTAGCGCGTGAGTGTCTTCCAGTTCGCGATGCTGCGGGCGAGCCGTGCCTGACAATCAGGCGCATCGCGCAGCGGTGCAACCTGCGTGAGCCCCGTGAGCATTTTCTGCGTCAGCCGGTCGAGCGCCGGGCGCGTGCTGGTCGCGAGATCGGGCGGTGTGCCTTCTGGCGGCCGCGTCGTGCGCCAGGTTGCGAACAGGGCGTTCTGCACATCCTTGCTCGCCGCGATCTGATCCTCGAAGAACGTCCGCGCGAACGCGGGATCGACGCCGGCCTGTGCCGCGCGCTTCCCGACCGATTCGAGCAGCGCCGCTTCGCGCGGGCGGTCCTCGATTGCCTTGTGATTCGCCCATTTCCATCGAGCCACCGGCTCAGCGAGCGCGAGTCGCTGCGACGCGAGTGCGACGATGTTGGTGAGGGCGGTGTCGTCGCCGTCTGCAACGGCGATGCGCGGGGACGAAAAGAGGGCGACGCCGAGCGCGGCGACAGCGACGCTGGCACGAATGGCTTGCTTCATCGGAACGATCGGGAGAGCCGGGCGGGCCGGACGTGGAAAACCAGAAGGATAGACGAAGACAGTCGCGCGGCGTAGCGACGCGACAGAGGAATCAGCAGGCGAGCTGATCCGGCACCGTCAGGCTGTTGCGGCCCGGGTGCGAGGCGAGTTGCGCGCGATGCGCAATGATGAACCGCACGATAGCGATGATCGACACGTGGCGGTTACAGAACCGAACAGGCGTTCACTTCGGCGAGTACAGCTTGTGCTGCTCGTCGAAGAATGCCCGTACGTGGTCAGGCAATTCGGCGAGGAATTCCACGCCGACGGGTTCCGGATCCGGGCTCATCACTTGCTCCGGCGGTGGCATGCGAGTTGGTCTTTCGTCCATGGTCATTTCTCCAGCAGGTTCGACGATTATCATCCTCGCGCTTGGATTTATGCCAGTGGCGAATCGTTAGATTTTGTCTCTGTTGTATTAACGGCACATGCGCTCGGACGCGCGCTGCGATGCCGACTATCGAGTCGTGCGGAATCGGCAACAATCGGGCCGCTTGTTATACTTGCGCGCACTTTTTCCTGCACCGCGATGAAACGAACGACGCGATGGATCGGCCTCGTATGGCTGGCGCTGGTACTGAACGTACTGTCGCCCGTCGTCGGCTATGCGCGTCTCGCCTCGAGCGGCTCCGGCGAGTTCACGCTCGAGTTGTGCAGTGCAGCGGGCGCCCGCCAGATCGTGCTCGCGCAGGCCGGAGGCGATCACGATGCGCCGTCGTTCGACCATGCCGGCGTGCCGCACTGCGTGTACTGCCCCGGCTTCGCGGCGAACGTGGCGCTCGGTACGAGCCTGCCCGCGCTGCCGGGTTTCGTGCGGACGTTCGCCTACCGCGCGGCAGCACCCGTCATTCCCGATTGCCCCCGCAAGGGTATCCGTCTCGCGCAGCCCCGCGCGCCGCCTGAAAACGCTCCGATCTGATTGATGTCGTCCGCGCGCCCCGGTGGCGCGCGTGCCGCTCGCGGCCGGGCCGCGTGCCGCGCCGTCCGTGCGTGGTGCGCGCGCTCGTGTCCGGCGGCGTTCGATCAC
Proteins encoded in this window:
- a CDS encoding cold-shock protein; amino-acid sequence: MDTGIVKWFNDAKGFGFITSDNGGEDLFAHFSEIKMDGFKTLKENQRVSFDVKVGPKGKQAANIQAV
- a CDS encoding exonuclease domain-containing protein; translation: MSDFPRPSDPASEQPLVFVDLETTGGSPAEHRITEIGVVEIGPLGVSTWTTLVNPGQSIPPFIQQLTGISDEMVRDAPSFASLAPALFERLDGKLFVAHNASFDRGFLRAEFERAGFAFNPDVLCTVRLSRALFPRETRHGLDALIERHGLVPAARHRALADADLLWQFWRQLHDIVPLDRLRDQIARTTRHFRLGGDLTEAWLDTAPAGCGAYALFGEGDAPLYVGRSVRVRQRLRALLTGERRSSKEMRLAQQVRRVEWRETGNELGAMLAEAQWIAGLRPSYNRRPAADTARTGNAPWPFEGAVAFEASGERRLFHVIDGWRYLGVAESLDAAARLAADGAAGAFEPFTHRLLQTHLARGLQLIPLAALTPAGQAG
- a CDS encoding chorismate mutase → MKQAIRASVAVAALGVALFSSPRIAVADGDDTALTNIVALASQRLALAEPVARWKWANHKAIEDRPREAALLESVGKRAAQAGVDPAFARTFFEDQIAASKDVQNALFATWRTTRPPEGTPPDLATSTRPALDRLTQKMLTGLTQVAPLRDAPDCQARLARSIANWKTLTRYDSTQTQALDTALSHVCSAGGASAIG
- a CDS encoding chorismate mutase → MSPDPEPVGVEFLAELPDHVRAFFDEQHKLYSPK
- a CDS encoding DUF2946 domain-containing protein, with product MKRTTRWIGLVWLALVLNVLSPVVGYARLASSGSGEFTLELCSAAGARQIVLAQAGGDHDAPSFDHAGVPHCVYCPGFAANVALGTSLPALPGFVRTFAYRAAAPVIPDCPRKGIRLAQPRAPPENAPI